The Astyanax mexicanus isolate ESR-SI-001 chromosome 6, AstMex3_surface, whole genome shotgun sequence region TTCCCAGTACATGATTACCCAAGTAAATGTGCTGAACGTACTGAATGCATTActaacaaaataattttttttccgaTCAACTCCTTTTTTCCCAAAGTTTGGTGCAGAGTTTCGGAGGTTTTCTGTGGACCGATATGAGCCAGGGCTGTTTAAGGACTTTCTCCAGCTTCTCCTGTGCCTACATCATTTACGTCACGTGGAGATCTTCATCAGCTACGCAGACGTCCACGGAGACCTGCTGCCCATCAACAACGATGAAAACTTCTGCAGGGCTGTGTCTACGGCCCAATCACTGCTGCGCATATTCATTCAGCACAGAGGTACagataaactaaataaacacagaattactaaccaaatataatatttaaaatcttTTACATATTTTGCATGACTTTAGTCTAGTGGAACAAAAACTTTATTTGCTTCTTTTTTGTCTAAATTTCCCTTTTAAGACACTAAAATTGAGCTTAAATTACTAAAGATTACTTCAGTAAaggtagtaaaaagtaaaaaataaaactccAGTAGAgtatagatacagtattttagtacttaagtacagtagtgaagtaaaaaataatactccagtagatacagcattttagtacagtggtaaagtaaaaataatactccagtagatacagatacagtattttagtacttaagtacagtagtaaaaaaattaatactccagtagatacagatacagtattttagtacttaagtacagtagtaaaaaaattaatactccagtagatacagatacagtattttagtacttaagtacacagtactgaaaaaaaataatactccagtagatacagatatagcattttagtacttaagtacagtggtgtaataaaaataatactccagtagatacagagacagtattttagtacttaaatacacagtagtagtgaaataaaaataatactccagtagatgcagatacagtattttagtacttaagtacagtagtgaattaaaaaataatactccagtagatacagatacagtattttagtacttgagtacacagtagtgaaataaaaataatactaaaaaagtACTGactagaaataaaatatatctgCTCATATCATGCTCTGTTTTCCCTGTTTACTGATGTGAgttacaggcggtttatcagaATAACCATCAGCCTTTCTGTCCGGAATAGGAAGCAGTTTATCTAGTCAGGAATTATGTGTACTTGAGTATAATTACTTCTTGGTCCCCTGTGGTGGGTTTGTTTGCTTTCTGAAATGTTCCGGTCATGTCCAGTTGGTCTTCTGATGCTGTTTGAAAACGTCCCAGTTCCAGCATGAGAGCGAATAACAAGTAGGAAAGTGATAAAGAAGAAAAAGATTACAAGTTTACATTACACTTGTTTTTAACtccaaaataaatgtaattaatcagtaattatttgtttttttaatggagCTACAAGCTAACAAGCAATAGAAGCTTACATCCaaattactctgtaggtagaagtatagatactagagttcaAAATACTcgtttaaaagctttttttttttacttaatataagTACTGATTTcataactacttaaagtataaaagtaaaagtaatgtgaaGGGAAAATTATTCCATCAATTATTCCACAAATGGTAATTTTAATCAGTATTTTCTGAATTTTAAATCAGGATAGTTCTATTACAGTTAGTTCTATTCTATATGGTTGATTCTATTGCTAGACTGTATGATATAATTATACCATTGCAACTTTTTAAATAGCCTAAACAACTATCATATATTTCTTGTGTTTCCTGAAAAACAAATTGTAGGTGTTGATATTAACGATGTTGCAGCTTTCAAAATGAAATGAATCCATATTGTCCACAGTAGTGCTCTGGCATTCTGCTAAAATCTAATGGGTTAAGCAGCACTTCCTGTATGTCTGCTggtctgtctccctctcttggCTTATTTGAAAAATTCTCTTTAGGAGGATGGAAAGCAAATGTGTGGGGAGGAGAAGCGCAGTGCATCATGGTAAAGGGGAGGGAGCTGGAGAAAATGGAAGGATACAGCAAGCCTGGTGAATTAGCATAGTCCACAGATGAAGATTGTAGTCCTTCTGCTACATCCTAAAAGGATTTCTCATGAAATACGATATAGAAAACAGACGGGTCATTTCTACCCTACTTATGTAGAACATTTGGTtatggttatctatactttactggagtaattatttttcagacgattttttacttttacacacaattatctgaatctGCTCCTCATATTTTAATGGTGTCcttctgttaaaatgttaaaactttttcttgttctttgttaaaTACAGTcgttctctctgagttgtatatatgCATGCTGAGattaaactcttcctcaacctccattgtctgcagtagctagtaaaaggtcaggaaaagcacccgtgtctgcgtcaacccgtgaattagtattcatgacccTGCCCACATTGGCTTgtgaccgcccacagacagagctgaagccaccCAGTGGCACCGTCACGTCAGATAGAAGCTAACAATGCTAGGAAgaacatggcagttcattcctttgttatttgtgcgaataacacatcagtgttatatactttacccagtaattcagagctaaggaacaaatggttagaatttgtctatggaacaccaccagcgaagtacagtttagatagataggtgtatgtttttaaaacagttctgtgtacactagttaaaaataaaaagtcttactgctgtggctcagccaacaaaactccatagtggatttttactttctggacctggactatccaCCCCGTGCATTTACGcaggtttatataggatctccggtggatttggcgatttacagagactctaagacattaagcattattacacatgttgtaaagtaacatatgacattgcaaagactgtaattattgtaaaaatgtctttattttaaaacgtttctaactgttgttcgtcttgCTGGTgtagcagtgctgttagccaatcagaggcgagatgtttgaatgtatgaatattcatgagcaagagccttATGCCTTAACACTTCACCACAACCCTCTATTCCATCAAGAACGTGAAAAACAGGGGCAGGGGGCATTACATTTAAGATCTGACTGTTTTTTTAATGCCTTATATTTAGATCCCACCCCTTGGCAGGTGCCACTGTAACCAGATAATGAAAATCAGTGTTATCCACTTCATCTGTTACTGGTAGTAATGATATGGCTGATAATATTATGTGTATAATATTACAAAGCGATTAGTTGTAGTTTCAGTGGCtcattttaaactcttttttttttccagaggaaATTGACCAGGATGCCGTCAGAACAGATGCTGTAAAGAGGCAAAGGAAATCATCAGCTGCAGCTTCACGTGGAGAGGTCAGCCGCAGAAGACCCCAAGTTCAGATCGGCCTGCCGCAGAATTTCCGTCCCATCTCCTCCATAATCGATGTGGACATCCTCCCCAAATGCCATCGTAGAGTTCGTCTCTACAGCCAAGGCACCAACAGACCCCTGGGCATCTACATCCGTGATGGAACCACAGTCAGGGTCACTCCGCATGGTCTGGAGAAGGTTCCAGGCATCTTCATCTCGAGGCTGGTTCCTGGAGGTCTGGCCCAGAGTACGGGTCTGTTAGCCATCAACGACCAGGTCTTAGAGGTCAACGGCATCGATGTGATGGGCAAGTCTTTGGATCAAGTGACCGACATGATGGTTGCCAACAGTTACAACCTCATCATCACTGTGAAACCAGCAAATCAACTCAACAATGCCAAGCGCTACAGCTGTATCTCCCCAAAACCGGGAAATCTTGTTGAAGGTAAAGGTTCTATAAGCTACCCAGGATTGCCTGTGATTATGAGATCCCATGTTTGGACAAGCAATGGCTTTGAAAGCGATGAGGATTCAGACTTCATTGTGGAAAGACCTTTTAAACACCCATCTTCAGCAACACCCCAGTCTTCCCGTTCCAAAGCTCACGATCGCTACAGATGCCTTGGGCGCCACTGCTCTCCAGAGTATTGCCGCTCACAGCCCTCCCTCAATCACATGATCCCTCCTGAGCCCAGCACCCCGTTGCACCGGGAAATGATCCACCAGCACCACTACAGAAGCAGCCCAGCGTTCAGACAGAGCACCTCCAGCACACAGGATATCCTGAGCATGTTGCGCTCAGACATACGACAACGCCTCATGGTGCCTCAGGCTGCGATGGAGGAAGATGGAATAGTTATTATTCTATGATGTGAAACATGAAATGGAAATACTTATTTGAATACAGTAGAACTTAAAAGTTTGGATTTTCATGATTTAAAATGgtatcatccaaactatgaggaaaaacatattgatgtatttactaaacaaaatcctgttaaataaaccagaatatcttttcttttaatatattttagattcttcaaagtagcacctcttgcttagacgacagctttacacatcttggctgtattttctcagttagctttatgagctagagtcacctggaattctggctttcagttaacagctgtgctgaactcgtcaagggttaatgacttgaatttcttgcctcttaatttcttgtgtttgagagcatcagttgtaaagtagtgaagaggtagagttacaggtatacagtgaagagctctatttgattaatgttctaatccatattatggcaagaactactcaaataagtaaaaaaaaaattctttcagAAATTAAGTCAttctatccaaaaaaaaaaatcaaaaactttaaaagtatctctAAATATGTCTTATTTATAAAATTTTCACATGGTCAGAAGTTCACAGATGGATTTGTTATTCGTCCTTGATGTCTTGCTTGGACTGCATGTTAATTTGAGCAGCTTTGTTTGCATTTAACCACTTTATAATCAGTATTGATGTCATATCACTTACTACTGTATatctaaaaatggaaaataatggaAAACAATTTCACACATAGTCTCTGTTATAAAGTACTTTTTTATATGCAGACACAGATTAACTTATGCCAAGGATATTACCCTTCCTTTTAAAGACATTGCATATTCTTTTTATTCATACCACTGATACAATAAATActttaagccaggggtgtccaaacttttcatgttgggggccagaagaagaaatatatgtgcagccactggccacagactctgtaataaaacaaataatgaaatatactacttataataatacattttcttgatgaTTATCTTTTAAACAGCATTATACATAAGTTACTATCTTTATGTATCTTCgagagtgttgtgtaaactaagacttttcaaattgatgttaCGTTTCATAATGTCTTTTAACATTATACTCCTTCACTAAGGCATCTGATTCCAGACATATTAAACATGCTCTCTTCCCTCTGAAAACAggtaaaaaatagtcattttcccaaagtgcctgaaattttctgcatttgctatctattttctgtttttttggagttgccatgttctcccaaaagcttgtatttaaattttgaatttcacattattaaaacctgcttaataacgggccaactttcattttgtCAAGGGCCGTAGTTGGACACCACTGCTTTAAGCCAAAGAAAGATCATCTAGAGATTATCTAGTGCAGCTGTAGCAGTAGCACACATATATTGtccactgtgctgtctactgtgggtgataactcctagttagtattagtattaattggtattagtattagtattagtattaattagtaataataataatgctatttATATGTGAGCAgcacttttatatttttagtctGTCAGTTGTCCGCTGTAGCATTCACCTTAGTTTTAGGCAGTCTACCAGGTTCTTACTTTAACTGCAGAGCTAACGGTCAATGTGAACCCCATGTTTAACCACATGCACAGTACTGTTAATAAAAAGTTACCTTCAGAATGTGGTCTGCTGCTATCTTGGTTATTGTgatctaaaatatttatatttatacgcTAAAATATGTAGTCAAACATACATTTAAGGCACGAACCAtgcaaaagtactgggacacttgAGTTTATGTTTCCAGGGAAGGTTTTATTTGagacattgctgtgagaatttgattgaaaTTGGTGACAAGGGCATAAGTTAGATCAGAACTCCAATTAATCCCCAAGTCATCCCACTcctggtattaggcatggtgccaatagtttATGTTTATCTGTGCAAGAAAGTCCTAAACAAAAAATTCACGAACATGACAAGAAGCTCTGTGTTTCTCAGTGGCCTCACCATTCACTGGATCTGAATAGTCTTAGACTTAAACTTAGGAGTACTTTGATGAGCTTTGCTCTGATTGGCTTGTTCACAATGGATCACAAGGCTTGCAGCCCTCTTGTCCAGCACATTTTAGAGggtttcctgctttaacacacccacagcatgtctgaaagggattgttaatgagctgatcagttgaatcaggtgtgctagAAGAATGAAAGCCATACATTTGCAGGTCTGAAGAACCACCATCTAGCCCAATGACTGTAGAAACATGGACAGTGCAAGGTTTCGCAATACTGAAGCaaccacaggtctagtgcctctgctggctggtttcaGTATATTAGATACGAAGCTCCACAGTCTTTTTCTATTTCTAGTCTCACATTTTTACTTTACatgagtagtagtagttgtaacaagtgtaaaaagaacattatatattttacattttaccccATCTGGCCTTTTCAGATGGTTCCAACTCCAGATGGTTGGTGGCCATATGGTCAATAAAACTGGCACCACTTGAGTAATGGTCAGTACCACCCTCCTAATTACAATCCACCAATCTAATCTATAGTCATTAATCCAGTCATCATTTGAAGCTGTTCTGACCACAGGTGGGATCTAATGATTGCAGGTAAGGAAACCGATTACAGTGCATTCTGTGATTGTTACAGTACACTGAAAATGTATCACTATGTTTCCAAACACCACTACATACTGGCAAGACCCCTTAGCAGTTCACTGAATAGTGAACAAGGCACAGATTGGGACacagcatagactgtatataaagatggacgccgtgtcgccgttcccattcattcaatgaaaatgaagccaaaatcttccgccattttggcgattcagagaccagagtctgcgcagtagagaccagaggagggagaaaggctgtggagagaccgcctactcatttaaataaccccgcccccgagggctgcctcgcggtcacagactgcagagcggggcggagctgacggtctgttattggtcccgcccataagcagcccttttaccataaccacaccttttttgaatagagccgaataaagttttaaaaaacgaattctgtggggatataaaaatttgacgatataagcagaggttacactagctgttgcatttaaataatggaggtagaattacagtatattagaaaaaaacgtgattgaaagttgtctgttttgccattgaaacctatggggatgggtggagttacacagctttctgcagccgaacagcagggggcgcccgacctgtggtggcttcacttttaagagacgatgctctgtccagctatatacagtctatgggacaCAGCTATAGACATTAGTCAAATCTACAGATGTTGATCCAATCAGCCCTTGACCCTAAGCTGTTCGGACCACAGGTGTGCCTTTTAGAGACATAGTGGGCGTAGTTCTTGACCCAGAAGTATAGATTGGCCTTTAGCAGTTCACTATATAGTGAACAAGGCACAGGTTTGGACACAAATATGGACATCAATCTTATCTGCACTCATTCATCCAACAAGGCCTTGACCTCCAGCTGTTCTGACCACAGGTGTGGCTGTTAGAGACCCACATTGTTTGGCAACCAATTACAGTGCATTGTGGGATTGTTACAGAACACCACTCCATAGTGTTCACTATATAGTGATTACTATATAGTTAACAAGTCACAGATTGGGACACATAATTTATTCAATCAGCCCTTGACCTCCAGCTGTTCTGACCACAGGTGTGGCCTTTAGAGACCCACAGGTAACCCAGGTAAGGCAAGCAAAGGAGCTGAGGACCAAAACAGGGAGGAGTCAGTCGATGTCAGTCAAAGTGTTCCACACGCGTAGCCCCGCCCACTGGCCCCTGATTGGCGCGTTCTTGCCGTTGAACATGCAAATCACCGTCGTCACTTCCCTTCTTCCTGTGCGCCATGTTTTTCAGCTTGAGTATGGCGATGTTTCACTGAGCTGCGAACAAAAGAGGCGAAAATCTCCCCATCCAGCTCCGCCTTGCATCCCGCGAGGCGGCCCAGCGAGGCGGGGACGCGACAGAGCGCCAGGCTGGAGCTCTGCGCTGGAGATGCGGCTTCTCTCCTCAGCCCTGCGCGCCCTCCACTGACGCCGGAAGAAAACAGAGCGCAGCCGCTGCTGAGCGCCTTCTGCCCGGGACGCTGAAGGTAGCGCTTAGCTTAGCCTGTCAGAAGCTCCGGAGAGCCGAATTACAGCACCAGGCTCAGATCCTGAACCTTAATTCTCACGAAAATCcaatattttacctcagaaaaAGCCCAATTCTGCTTGGATGTGTATCATTTTTAGCTACTAGCTTCTGGACAGTTGTGTGAAAACCAGCCAAGTTCACTTGGCGCCTCAGGAGCCTGTCGGTTTTATTTGCAAGCTAACGATGGAAGAAGCTTTTCTACGAAGTTTTTAACGAAATTTTTACGCAATTTGTTTTAAAAGCTGTGGATGATTAGCTTTAGACATctagttagctatctagctaagtCTAGTTAGACTCGGTTATTTATCTaacctagctaggttaactaacgttAGTTAACTGTAGTTGTTGGATGGAACAGATGCTGATtataattaggcctgtcacgatacgctttgtggacgatatatcgtccaatAAATCATTGATATAAACgaatttattgtcattttaggacaaaatgccactgacataatattTCTTTACACtacaattatacatttttaaagacaacacTTTAATTCCATTGTAATTTATTGGGAAACACATTTACTTAAATCAGCTTGTTgttatttaaaatgaaatttGTTTGATATACCTACCCACAGGGTCTGATAAcctttttaagtatatattttcccTCCTAAATACAATTCACGCCATAAGTTAAGAAGTCTTGCTTTTAGTAACTAGTTGAAAtattggttttatttttattatttagaggtaaaacatatatttttacttatttttttaagtatataagTGTGTTTCAAAATGTTGTCACAGCATAGAAGATTTGGTGTAGGTGAAATAAAAGCTACTAATAATTTCAGGTCC contains the following coding sequences:
- the pard6ga gene encoding par-6 family cell polarity regulator gamma a; the encoded protein is MIRTFSKSVSLRFCTVLEVKSKFGAEFRRFSVDRYEPGLFKDFLQLLLCLHHLRHVEIFISYADVHGDLLPINNDENFCRAVSTAQSLLRIFIQHREEIDQDAVRTDAVKRQRKSSAAASRGEVSRRRPQVQIGLPQNFRPISSIIDVDILPKCHRRVRLYSQGTNRPLGIYIRDGTTVRVTPHGLEKVPGIFISRLVPGGLAQSTGLLAINDQVLEVNGIDVMGKSLDQVTDMMVANSYNLIITVKPANQLNNAKRYSCISPKPGNLVEGKGSISYPGLPVIMRSHVWTSNGFESDEDSDFIVERPFKHPSSATPQSSRSKAHDRYRCLGRHCSPEYCRSQPSLNHMIPPEPSTPLHREMIHQHHYRSSPAFRQSTSSTQDILSMLRSDIRQRLMVPQAAMEEDGIVIIL